In Rattus norvegicus strain BN/NHsdMcwi chromosome 3, GRCr8, whole genome shotgun sequence, a genomic segment contains:
- the Smim26 gene encoding small integral membrane protein 26 isoform X1 has protein sequence MHRGLTRKWLRPHWWLLWSPGRTSSSRTLELSYGVMRPDQATIWYRRMSIVYALGAWSVLGSAIFLTRKPKMSGRILRQDRPRSRRFLTVFPTMGKMKRMTQAMKCLFLQVKTLI, from the exons ATGCATCGCGGCCTGACCAGGAAGTGGCTGAGGCCCCATTGGTGGTTGCTGTGGTCACCTGGAAGAACTTCCTCCTCGCGAACCCTGGAGCTCTCCTATGGAGTCATGCGTCCTGACCAGGCTACGATCTGGTACCGGCGGATGTCTATTGTCTATGCACTAGGCGCCTGGTCGGTGCTGGGCTCGGCGATTTTCCTTACACGAAAACCGAAGATGTCAGGTAGGATTCTCCGGCAAGATCGGCCTCGCAGCCGCCGCTTCCTGACTGTTTTCCCG actATGGGGAAAATGAAGAGGATGACTCAAGCAATGAAATGCCTTTTTCTACAAGTGAAGACTCTGATTTAG
- the Smim26 gene encoding small integral membrane protein 26 translates to MRPDQATIWYRRMSIVYALGAWSVLGSAIFLTRKPKMSDYGENEEDDSSNEMPFSTSEDSDLAMERAEPIKGFYTKTIVKYSENSVPVTQRILNYLNSWTGGPGPQS, encoded by the exons ATGCGTCCTGACCAGGCTACGATCTGGTACCGGCGGATGTCTATTGTCTATGCACTAGGCGCCTGGTCGGTGCTGGGCTCGGCGATTTTCCTTACACGAAAACCGAAGATGTCAG actATGGGGAAAATGAAGAGGATGACTCAAGCAATGAAATGCCTTTTTCTACAAGTGAAGACTCTGATTTAGCGATGGAAAGGGCTGAGCCTATTAAAGGGTTTTATACGAAGACAATTGTAAAGTATTCAGAAAATTCTGTTCCAGTTACTCAGAGGATCCTGAACTATCTGAACTCATGGACTGGTGGGCCTGGCCCTCAATCATGA